In the Calderihabitans maritimus genome, TCCAGGACCTGCTGCAAGGGGATAGAGTTCTTTTAACCGAGGCGGTTAAAACTACCGTCAAGTGGTACCCGGACGGGCGGCGGTTTCAATTGGGCAGTATTACCTACTCCGCCGCAGGGGAAGAGCTCGGCAAGCTGCCGGTGGAGGAACTAAAGAGCATACTTGGTCTGGATGTGGCGAACCATGGAGAAATGGCTTACCTGTACTACCGTCTTGAAAAAGGTAACAGGACGGTTGTGGACCTTGTGTATCAGTTCGGTGAAGACTGGCAAGTCCTGGAGGAGTTCAGCTACCCGCTGGTTACAGACAGTTTATTTTATCTGCGAATGGACCCGTCCTTCGATCCCTCGGGAGAAAAGCTGGCGGTGGTGGAAAACCCTTCCGTGGGAGGAAATCTTTCGTTGGCCCGGGCTTCCCTTCTGGATTTGAGAACGGGAGAAAAAACGGTCCTGGCTGAAAATTCCCTCAGCGTCTCCTGGTCACCCCGTGGTGACTACCTGGCGGTACTCATGGGACGCGGTGGGGTGGAGGTACTGACCCCCGGTGGGGAAATCGTGACCCGGGTACAGGAAAATTACTATAGAGAGATATTGGGCTGGAGCCCGGACGGTAGTTACTTGTTGCTGAAAGGGAGGAAGGATTTCCGCTGGTGGGCCGCAGGAGGAATTTTAAATGTTGCGACCGGGAGGCTAACGGTTGTAACCGGTGTTCCCCTGGGCTTTGATGCGAATGGCCTGGTCTACCTGCTGGGTATTTAAAGCCCCTCCGTTTGGTAGGCATAATTATATTGTATAAGAAAATGCCTGATGTTATTTTGCGCAGAGTTTAATAAATCCGTTTCTGCCGAAGATACCCATGGG is a window encoding:
- a CDS encoding TolB family protein, encoding MRYKWMLVMAFLSVILFVSACAGSGEQASPAEEKAKTPAAQVGAEVTMYLKNYPNLEMRDLGVYLSSPSEAEVVMEFNKAVDRNSLEQALARVVPPEEFSLTWLNDRKVVVTFNTPAGEERAYTLFLEQVKDRDGLVLSMSEPVELRIVPDAKLRVFNPETKEQKEKKIALPGSYAGGVVSPDGTRAVCWEPSSFVGDGISYRYWLQDLLQGDRVLLTEAVKTTVKWYPDGRRFQLGSITYSAAGEELGKLPVEELKSILGLDVANHGEMAYLYYRLEKGNRTVVDLVYQFGEDWQVLEEFSYPLVTDSLFYLRMDPSFDPSGEKLAVVENPSVGGNLSLARASLLDLRTGEKTVLAENSLSVSWSPRGDYLAVLMGRGGVEVLTPGGEIVTRVQENYYREILGWSPDGSYLLLKGRKDFRWWAAGGILNVATGRLTVVTGVPLGFDANGLVYLLGI